From Phalacrocorax aristotelis unplaced genomic scaffold, bGulAri2.1 scaffold_286, whole genome shotgun sequence:
GGCCACCTGAAGCCGAGGGAGATGGTCCTGAGACCACCTGAAGCCAAGGGAGATGGGTCTGAGACCACCTGAAGCCGAGGGAGATGGTCCTTTGGCCACCTGAAGCCGAGGGAGATGGTCCTGAGACCTGAAGGATTGGGAGAGCCATGTCAGAAGCTGGGGCTTTTCTACATGACCAAAGACCCCCCCAGACCAAGCTGGTGAccctccctctttcttctcACTCCCTGCGATGGAACGACGATATCTTGGCTCCAGAGCGACGTCAGGACTCACGTTCCTGAGCGAACGCTGATGGTTTCTCCCCGCGTCAGGGCTTCTCCTGCTTGCGTTGATGCAACCATCTCCTACCCCAGTCCGAACTGGGAGTCCCGGGTACGTGAGGCACCCAGGAGGTAGGAGGCTTTTCGAGCTGGTCCTACAGGCTTTCGTCACCGTCCAAGGCCGCAGGAATCAGCTCTTTTAGAGGTGCGTCACCACCCTTCTGGAGTCCAATCTCGGCCTGGGACGACTCTGAGAGGTGGAACGGATGCCCCTCCCAGAGGAACATGGCGAAACCGGTGGAGATAAGTGACTTCCTGATGCCCAGCGATTTCCAGGACAGCTCATTGGCACAACCAGTCCCAGGGCGGGGGAGGGTCTCCTTGCGGGAGGTCCCACCTCAGGCCTCTGCTTGGGTTGGGTGGTGAGGTCACCGAGTCATGGGCTCCACCAAATGGCACGGGGAGAAGAGCAGAACTTCAAGGAGCGGGTCAAGCTTGGCTACAACTGGTTGGGTTTCAACCGGTCCTAAAATCGTGTCTTTTTCATCAAAAATTTACCCAGTAGGCTGATAGGCGACtcaataaatttttaaaaaaatattatttttaggtttttttcagctgatttttgACTCTGAGGGGTGCCGGCGGCTGAAAAACGGCggcttttccctttcctcttccatttcgCCTTTTCCAAAGACGCCCTTTCGCGACGTTTCGCCGCCTTTTCCAACCGAAAGGTTTCTTCGCAAGGCTCCGGGGTCGGCCGCAGCCGCGCCCGCCGCGCTCACGGCGCCCTTCGCTGCTCTCTGTTACAGTGCCGGAGGAAGACGAGTCCCGCATCATCGGTGGGAGGCCCTGCTCCATCGCCCAGAGACCTTTCCAAGTGGCCCTCATCAAGAGGGGTCAAATCCTGTGCGGGGGAAGCTTGATAGGTGCCCAATGGGTCCTGACAGCCGCCCACTGCAGGCAGCCAATCAAGTAAGCTGGCTCTGTGTTCGTGTGCCCCATGGCTTCCTATAGGCCGGTGTCGCCTTGCCCCGGGACTCCGCGATGACCGAGGGCGGGTGGGTGGGTGGTCCGGGTGTTAGCGGCCGGATGTCGGCGCTTCCGGACGTTGGTGCTTCCAGATGTGAACAGCTTCATGGTTTTTGGGGGTCGGGAAGTTGAGGCTGGGACCTGCAGAGGCAGGTGCCTCCAGAGGTGGGTGCCTCCGGAGGTCGGGACCTCCAGAGGCagggacctccagaggctgGGACCTCCAGAGAGAGGGCGGGACCATCAGAGGTGGGTGCCTCCAGAAGCTGGGACCCCCAGAGGCAGGTAAATCCAGAGGCAGGGACCTCCAGAGGCCGGGACCTCCAGAGGCTGGGACCTCCGGAGGCCGGGACCTCCAGAGGCGGGTACCTCCAGAGGCAGGGACCTCCAGAGGCCGGGTACCTTGAGAGGCTGGGACCTCCAGAGGCAGGTACCTCCAGAGGCAGGTACCTCCAGAGGCCAGGACCTCCAGAGGCCAGGACCTCCAGAGGTGGGTGCCTCCAGAGGCTGGGACCTCCAGAGTCCAGGACAGGACCTCCAGAGGCAGGTGCCTCCAGAGGCAGGGACCTCCAGAGGCCAGGACCTCCAGAGAGAGGGCGGGACCACCAGAGGTGGGTGCCTCCAGAAGCTCGGACCTCCAGAGGCGGGTAAATCCAGAGGCCGGGAGCTCCAGAGGCTGGGACCTCCAGAGGCCAGGACCTccagagggaggcagggacttctggaggcagggacctccagaggctgGGACCTCCAGAGGCCAGGACCTCCAGAGGCagggacctccagaggctgGGACCTCCAGAGGCCAGGACCTCCAGAGGCAGGGACCTCCAGAGGCAGGTAAATCCAGAAGCAGGGACCTCCAGAGGCCAGGACCTCCAGAGTCCTGGACCTCCAGAAGCAGGGACTTCCAGAGGCCAGGACCTCCAGAGGCAGGTAAATCCAGAGGCCGGGAGCTCCAGAGGCCAGGACCTccagagggaggcagggacTTCTGGAGGCAGGGACCTCCAGAGGCCGGGACCTCCagagggaggctgggacctctAGAGGTGTCCAGAGCCCGGGACCTCCAGTTGTTTGTACCCCCAGGTGGCCCATGGCTCTAGATGTTGGTGTTCTCCAGGAACATCTCCAGATGTTGGGGTCCGGGTGCCTCTAGAGAGTGACAAAACCATCCTCCACATGGAGGCTGGAGGAGCCGATATGTCCCTGGAAGGGTGACAACGTCCACCCAAgaacctccccccacccccaacttTGAGGTCCatcaccccacccaccccccctttGTCCAGGTGATGACACTAAGTGGAGGAggtccccccgcccccacaCAAGTTGTTCCAGCTTCTCCACAAGGTCCTGTGAGAGGAAGCTGGGCCTTTTGGAGgggaaataatgaataaaaatgaacaaaataaccCCAAAAAATAAGGTAGGAGAGAAGTTTTCAAGACGTTGGGCTCAGGGCAAATGTTGGTGAGATGTCGCAGGCGTGGggtcaggaagaggaagtcaaGGAGGTGAAGTCGAGAGGCGCCACGGTTTCCCCGTGGAGATGGAAGAGGCCCCCAGGGGACCTGAGCCTTCAAAGAGCTCTCGGACGAGAGCCGGCTCGTGAATCCTCAAGGCAAGAGCGTGTTTTCCCGGCCTCTTCCCTGAGGGAAATGGGATAAGGGGCTCCGGAGGCCGCCTCGCCTCAACTCTGCCCTGCGGAGAAGCGCCAGTGGCCTCCTCATCTCCTTGACGGGTGACTTTTGAGGCCAAGGGTTTATTTGTCTCTTCTGGAAGGGACCAGCACTGATTTTTCAACCTTTCTTCCCTGGGCAGAGCCCTCCAGGTGTTAATCGGGACGGACACGTtacgggacgggacgggacagTTGAGGTTAGTCTCAGCGTTCCACGTCCACCCGTCCTACAACCCCTTCAGGAATGACAATGATTTCATGCTCctgaggctgaacaaacccgTGCAGTTCAGCGGCAACGTCAAGAAGATCCGGTTGGCCCAGAGGTGTCCCATGGAAGGGATGATGTGCACCGTCTCCGGCTGGGGCACGACCCGGTCTCCTGGAGGTATTGGCTCGCGAGGGAGAGCgcgggggaggaaggggggaggcAGGCGGATGGGGTGGAGGGCTCACCGGGGAGGCCAGGGGGATCAGGGCTTCCCTGGTGTCACCTTAACTCTGCCCAACGAGCAGCTCGCCATGGAGAACGACTTCCACTTGGGTTTTTCCCTCCGaggtctgttttttcccttcagggttgggtttttccctttgcagtcaagtttttccctcccaggtcaggttttttcccttcaggtTCAGCTTTTTCCCTTCGCAGTCAAGTTTTTCCCTCCATGgtcgggttttttttccctccagggtCGGGGTTTTTCCCTCCTGAGTTGAGTTTTTCCCTTCAGGGTCGGGTTTTTCCCTTCGCAGTCAAGTTTTTCCCTCCAGGGTCGTTTTTTTCCCTCcggggttgggttttttccctccagggTCAGGTTTTTCCCTCCGAGGttggattttttccctccagggTCGGGTTTTTCCCTTTGCAATCGGGTTTTTCCCTTCAGGGTCGAGTTTTTCCTTTCGGGGTCAGGTTTTTCCCTCCAGAGTTGAGTTTTTCCCTTCGTGGTCGGGTTTTTCCCTCcatggttgggtttttcccttcAGGGTCGGGTTTTTCCCTTCAGCATTGAGTTTTTCCCTTCAGGGTCAGGGTTTTAGCCTTTGCAGTCAGGGTTTTCCCTTCACAGTCAGTTTTTTTCTGTCCGGGgtcaggttttttcccccagggtTGGGATTTTCCCTCCAGAGTTGAGTTTTTCCCTCCTAGGTAGGGTTTTTCCCTCCATGGCCAGGTTTTTCCCTTCGGGgtcaggttttttccctccatggTCGGGTTCTTTTCCCTTCAGGgtcaggttttttccctcctgagtTGAGTTTTTCCCTCCAGGGTCAGGTTTTTCCCTTCGTGGTTGGGTTTTTCCATTcgcagttgggttttttcctccagggtcgggtttttcctttcagggtcaggttttttccctcctgagtTGAGTTTTTCCCTCCATGGTCAAGCTTTTCCCTTcggggttggggtttttccccttcATGGTCGGGGTTTTCCCTTCACAGTCGGGTTTTTTCTGTccagggttgggttttttccccctggggttgggtttttccctttGTAGTCAAGTTTTTCCCTCCAGGGTTGGTTTTTGCCCTCCaggattgggttttttcccttcagggTCAGGTTTTCCCCTTCGCAGTTGGGTTTTTCCCTcggggttgggttttttccctctgggaTCGGGTTTTTCCCTCTGTGGTCAGGTTTTCCCTTCCAGGGTTGAGTTTTTCCCTTCGGGGTCAGGGTTTTTCCCTTTGGGGTCAGGGTTTTTCCCTTcggggttggggtttttcccttcggggttggggtttttcccttCGTGGTTGAGTTTCCCTTcgcagttgggtttttttctgtccgTGGTTcggtttttttccccccagggttgggtttttccctcCAAGGTCAGGTTTTTCCTTTTGGGgtcagtttttttccccccagggtCAGATTTTTCCCTTcgggttggggtttttcccttCACGGTCAAGTTTTTCCCTTTGCGGCCAGGTTTCCTTTGTGTTGACCCACCTCTGTTGAAGGCATCTCCATTGCCCACCTCCCAGAGAACCCTGCAAGAAGTGTAACGAGGTCTGCCCAGGCCTCAGCGTTCGGGGGCTGCCCTTTCTCATTGTCTCCCTCTCTCCATCCCCGCCTGGTTTTGCAGTAAGTCTGCCCCGAAATTTGCAGTGTGCCGCCATCCAAACCTTCGGGCGGGGAAAGTGCGGCCAGGCGTACGGGAACGCCGTCACCCGCAACATGTTCTGCGCCGGCGTCCCCCAGGGGGCATCGATTCCTGCCAGGTAAGAGGaggcctggggtgggggtgggggtgggggggggtgacGTCCCTTCAGCCACCGCCGAGGTTGCTGCTGAGGAGAGGAGGGTCTTGGTGTGGCTTTGAGTTGAAGTGAGACGGGTCGATGCAAGTTTTGGGTTCCTTCAACCCAAGTCATGAAACCAGGGAAGGGCTGTGACACGTGGACGGGCCCACGTGAGGTCTGGGTTCCCACCAACGacctcctgctccagccgcggagctggggaagggccGCGGCACATGGATGGGCCCACGTGAGGTCTGGGTTCCCACCAACGacctcctgctccagccgcggagctggggaagggccGCGGCACATGGACAGGCCCACGTGAGGTGTGGGTTCCCACCAAcaacctcctgctccagccgcggagctggggaagggccGCGGCACATGGATGGGCCCACGTGAGGTCTGGGTTCCCACCAACGacctcctgctccagccgcggagctggggaagggccGCGGCACATGGACAGGCCCACGTGAGGTGTGGGTTCCCAACAAcaacctcctgctccagccacggagctggggaagggtcgAGGCACATGGACAGGCCCATGTGAGGTTTGGGTTCCCACCAAcaacctcctgctccagccacggagctggggaagggccGAGGCTCATGGAACGGGCCCACGCGAGGTCTGGGTTCCCACCAACgacctcctgctcctgctgcggagctggggaagggctgtGACACGTGGACAGGCCCACGTGAGGTTTAGGTTCCCACCAACGaccttctgctcctgctgcggagctggggaagggctgtGACACGTTGGATGGGCCCACGTGAGGTCTGGGTTCCCACCAACGaccttctgctcctgctgcggagctggggaagggccGAGGCTCATGGAACGGGCCCACGCGAGGTCTGGGTTCCCACCAACgacctcctgctcctgctgcggagctggggaagggctgtGACACGTGGACAGGCCCACGTGAGGTTTAGGTTCCCACCAACGaccttctgctcctgctgcggagctggggaagggccGAGGCTCATGGAACGGGCCAACGCGGGCTCTacgcccctccccccccaagcGAGACCCACCACGTGCCCCTCTCGCCCCTCCCCCCCTCGCAGGGTGACTCCGGGGGCCCGCTGGTGTGCAACGGGGAGCTGCAAGGCGTGGTCTCGTGGGGCATGGCCGTCTGCGGGCGCCGCGGCCAACCCGGCGTCTACGCCAACGTCTGCCGAGCCGTGCCCTGGATCCGGAGATACATCGGGAGGCAGTGAGACctcccccacacccacccccccgcacccccaccgcctctcccctgccccccccttcccaccgCATCACCCCCAGGGGGACCTGCGCCCCCTTcttgtggggtggggtgggacgGCGGGGGGAGGGAAAGTGTCCCAGAATGCACTGGGGAAATGGTAGAAATTGGgttgaaaaataaaggaaaagattgAAAGCGGAGAGATGGTGTcatgggggggggtgtggggggggaaCCGGGAGGGCTGGGAGCACCGGGAAGTTTAAGATTGGGGGGGGAAACTGTATTTCGGGGGGGaactggggtcactgggagcactgggaggtggggggcagtgggatttgggggggactggggtcactgggagcactgggaggtggggggctgtgggagacGGGGGGTAGCAGGATTTGGGGGGgactggggtcactgggagcactgggaggtggggggcagtgggatttgggggggactggggtcactgggagcactgggaggtggggggctgtgggagatGGGGGGTAGCAGGATTTGGGGGGGaactggggtcactgggagcactgggaggtggggggctgtgggagatGGGGGGTAACAGGATTTGGGGGGGaactggggtcactgggagcactgggaagtGAGGGGCTGTGGGAGATTGGGGGGGTAACAGGATTTGGGGGGgactggggtcactgggagcactgggaggtggggggctgtgggagatGGGGGGTAACAGGATTTGGGGGGGAGCTGGTgtcactgggagcactgggaggtggggggctgtgggagatGGGGGGCAGTGGGATTTGGGGGGGAGCTGGGGTCACTGGGAacgctggggggggggaggaacaACCATTTAATGAGCGACCCAGCGGGATTTCCCTCGTTAGCGTGAACGAGAaacctcccccctcccctgcgcAGGGGAAAGGGACTAATTAATAAGACTAATTAATGGCGTTAATTAATACGCTAATTAATCATACGGAGATAATTAATCCACCTTGCGGGTGCCGGGAGCTTCTGCTCCCAGAGTCTGGCGGCAGCTCGGGCGCCATGGGGACCCCGCCCTCATTAATCACCCCCGTCACTAAGGAGGGCATTAATTAGGTAGCGCTAATTGGGGACCTCGGTGAAAGGCAAAGTCAcccggggggggtggggctgCATCTGGGGGACCCCCGGGaacaccctggggacaccctggggacaccttggggacaccctggggacccTCTGGGGGCACCCTGGGGTCACCTTGGGGACATCTTGAGGAGGCCCTGGGGACACCTTGGGGAGACCCTGGGGACCCCCTGGGGGCACCttggggacaccctggggacacctTGGGGAGACCCTGGGGACCCCCTGGGGGCACCttggggacaccctggggacacctTGGGGACACCCTGGGGTCACCTTGGGGACATCTTGAGGAGACCGTGGGGACACCTTGGGGAGACCCTGGGGACACCTTGGGGACACCCTGGGATCACCTTGGGGACATCTTGAGGAGACCCTGGGGACACCTTGGGGAgaccctggggacaccctggggacccccTGGGGACACCTTGGGGACACCTTGGGGACACCCTgggacaccctggggacccTCTGGGGAGACCCTGGGGACACCTTGGGGACACCCTGGGGTCACCTTGGGGACATCTTGAGGAGACCCTGGGGACACCttggggacaccctggggacacctTGAGGAGACCCTGGGGACACCTTGCAGACCCTCTGGGGACACCCTTgggacaccctggggacccTCTGGGGGCACCCTGGGGTCACCttggggacaccctggggacaccccggggacaTCTTGGGGACACCTTGAGAAgaccctggggacaccctggggacagctTGGGGACATCTTGGGGAGACCCTGGGGACATCTTGGGGACATCTTTGGGACACCCTAGGGACACCTtggggacaccccggggacaTCTTGGGGACACCCTGGGACACCTTGAGGACACCCTGGGGGGATCTTGGGGACACCCAAGGACCTGTTGGCCAAGCGGTGACATGGTGTCCACCGGTGGCCATCACCGCCAGTGCCACCCTGCTCCCATGGGTGACATCTGACCTCGGCGGCGGTGACAGGCGCCCGTCCCCACCGGTGACAACCCTCGGAACCCCACGCCAGGCCCGTCCCAGGGTCCCCGAAGCCGAACCCGCTGCCCCAGAACCACCTCGAGGCGCCCAAACCTGTCCCCCCAGTTCTCAGCAGGAACTGGCAGGCGCTCAGGAAAGGAGGTGACAACCGAGGTGACGATGACATCACGGCCGGGCTGGTGACACGTTGggcgggggttgggggggggtgggtacCCCCAGTACAGCCACGGGGATGTGGGGGTCGGTCCCCGAGGGCCGTGGGGCAGGGGGTGACACGGGGAGGGGGCAGGTTGTGGCCTTGGTGGGAGCCATGGGTGGGGAGGGGTCACTTGGTTCCTTCAGGGGGCTTTTTGGGGGAGGCGCCAGGTCACCCCGTGGGGGCGGACAGACGGACGGACggagggcggggaggggaaCCGCCCCATCGGCCCCCGAGGACCTTCCTCCTGATTTACACCAGGAGGCAACAACCCCGTTGACACCAGGGGAATTGGGGTCACCCGCATCTGCCCCGGcttcgggggggggggctctTAACTCTGCTCCTCTTTTGGGGACCCCTTGGCCCCTCTTTTGGGGGCCCCCTTAACTCTCCCCATCTTTGGGGATCCCTTTATCTCTTCCCCCCCCTTAGCCCCCCCCTTCCCTTGGGGTCCCCCCCAGTTCGCTGTCCTTCTGCTGGGGGGGGCCCCCCCAATTCTGCCCTTCCTTTGGGGTCCCCTGAACGCTGACCCTGATTTGGGGGGGTCCTCTTAACTGCCCCCCCCAGGGGGGTGTCCCCTTAACTCCGCCCACCCCAATGGGGGGGTCCCCTTAACCCTTCCCCTACTTTGGGGTCCCCTTTGCCCCTCCTTTATGGTCCCCTTAACTCTGCACCCTCAAAGGGGGGGTCCCCATcactctgccccctcccccgccaTGGgtggcccccccccccacctcacgTGGGTGGGATCCGCACCCCCACTTTGGGGCCCCGCCCTGTCATTAAGGGATTATGGGGGAGGGCGAaggggggaaactgaggcacgccGGGGCTCGCCCGCCCTCGCCCCTCCTTGGGGTCTCGGGCCCTCCCCCACCGCCAGTGAGGCCCTTACTGGGCGCTCATTGGGTCCCGCCCACTCGAGGAGGTGGGCGGGGCCTCAGGAGGGGAGGGATTGCCGCACTGGGATGgcactgggatgaactgggaggcactgggaagggCACTGAGGGCACTGGGAAGGCCCTGATAGGCATGGGGGGAAACTGGGAGGTATGGGGATGGACTGGGAAGGACAGGaagggcactgggaggcactgggaggcactgggggggcactgggggggcactgggagggcgcTGAGGGCGTTGGGAAGGACACTGGGAcacactgggggggcactgggagggcgcTGAGGGCGTTGGGAAGGACACTGGGAcacactgggaggcactgggagggcgcTGAGGGCGTTGGGAAGGACACTGGGAcacactgggaggcactgggagggcgcTGAGGGCGTTGGGAAGGACACTGGGAcacactgggaggcactgggagggcgcTGAGGGCGTTGGGAAGGACACTGGGAcacactgggggggcactgggagggtgcTGAGGGCGTTGGGAAGGACACTGGGAcacactgggaggcactgggagggcgcTGAGGGCGTTGGGAAGGACACTGGGAcacactgggaggcactgggagggcgcTGAGGGCGTTGGGAAGGACACTGGGAcacactgggggggcactgggagggtgcTGAGGGCGTTGGGAAGGACACTGGGAcacactgggaggcactgggagggcgcTGAGGGCGTTGGGAAGGACACTGGGAcacactgggaggcactgggagggcgcTGATGGCGTTGGGAAGGACACTGGGAcacactgggaggcactgggagggtgcTGAGGGCATTGGGAAGGACACTGGGACACActggggggggcactgggagggcgcTGAGGGCGTTGGGAAGGACACTGGGAcacactgggaggcactgggagggtgcTGAGGGCGTTGGGAAGGACACTGGGAcacactgggggggcactgggagggcgcTGAGGGCGTTGGGAAGGACACTGGGAcacactgggggggcactgggagggcgcTGAGGGCGTTGGGAAGGACACTGGGAcacactgggaggcactgggagggcgcTGAGGGCGTTGGGAAGGACACTGGGAcacactgggggggcactgggagggcgcTGAGGGCGTTGGGAAGGACACTGGGAcacactgggaggcactgggagggtgcTGAGGGCGTTGGGAAGGACACTGGGACACACTGGGACGGCACTGGGGGGGCGCTGAGGGCGTTGGGAAGGACACTGGGAcacactgggaggcactgggagggcgcTGATGGCGTTGGGAAGGACACTGGGAcacactgggaggcactgggagggcgcTGAGGGCGTTGGGAAGGACACTGGGACACACTGGGAGGCACTGAGAGGGCGCTGAGGGCGTTGGGAAGGACACTGGGAcacactgggggggcactgggagggtgcTGAGGGCGTTGGGAAGGACACTGGGAcacactgggaggcactgggagggcgcTGAGGGCGTTGGGAAGGACACTGGGAcacactgggaggcactgggagggcgcTGAGGGCGTTGGGAAGGACACTGGGACACActggggggggcactgggagggtgcTGAGGGCATTGGGAAGGACACTGGGACacactggggggcactgggagggcgcTGAGGG
This genomic window contains:
- the LOC142051221 gene encoding LOW QUALITY PROTEIN: trypsin-like (The sequence of the model RefSeq protein was modified relative to this genomic sequence to represent the inferred CDS: inserted 1 base in 1 codon), with protein sequence MACDERGAFGFIPVFILAAGLLLGPPAPARAQEKGNELPEEDESRIIGGRPCSIAQRPFQVALIKRGQILCGGSLIGAQWVLTAAHCRQPIKALQVLIGTDTLRDGTGQLRLVSAFHVHPSYNPFRNDNDFMLLRLNKPVQFSGNVKKIRLAQRCPMEGMMCTVSGWGTTRSPGVSLPRNLQCAAIQTFGRGKCGQAYGNAVTRNMFCAGVPXGGIDSCQGDSGGPLVCNGELQGVVSWGMAVCGRRGQPGVYANVCRAVPWIRRYIGRQ